In Deltaproteobacteria bacterium, a single window of DNA contains:
- a CDS encoding sigma-54-dependent Fis family transcriptional regulator encodes MSGRKKGRVLIADDDEGIVWVLRELLEGKGLDVVTAGDGERAAAMLRQGGVDLAILDIRMPGKDGLSVLRETDCDGAVVIMTAESTMKNTMEAIRRGAFDYITKPFDTDEVEIIVDRALESVRLRREVSSLKDRLKQRLSDETTYIGRSRAVQGVFKTVAKVAPQDVTVLIQGESGTGKELLARIIHANSPRCDGPFVAVNSAAIPRELMESELFGAERGAYTGATERRKGKFELADGGTIFLDEIGDMSLGLQARLLRAIQEREFYRVGGTAPVRVDVRIVAATNHDLEEAVRRGTFREDLLYRLNVVTVTLPPLRRRKGDIPLLCEYFLDKFARQSSVERKRLSEDAVAELEKYRWPGNVRELENVLRRAVLLSPSVVISADELALPQRRNAGESLEDVITRRLEPLIEKTPLQGGQDLYDMIIPFMERPLIKLVLRKTGGNQVKAAELLGINRNTLRKKVKELKIDLKKIKSG; translated from the coding sequence ATGAGCGGCAGGAAGAAGGGACGGGTTCTCATAGCGGACGACGACGAGGGGATCGTCTGGGTGCTGCGCGAGCTGCTCGAGGGCAAGGGCCTGGACGTTGTCACCGCCGGCGACGGCGAGAGGGCGGCGGCGATGCTGAGGCAGGGCGGAGTGGACCTTGCGATCCTCGACATCAGGATGCCCGGCAAGGACGGCCTCAGCGTGCTCAGGGAGACCGACTGCGACGGGGCGGTGGTCATCATGACCGCCGAGTCGACGATGAAGAACACCATGGAGGCCATCCGCCGGGGGGCCTTCGATTACATCACCAAGCCCTTCGACACCGACGAGGTCGAGATCATTGTGGACAGGGCCCTCGAGAGCGTGAGGCTGCGCAGGGAGGTGAGCAGCCTCAAGGACAGGCTCAAGCAGCGGCTCTCCGACGAGACGACCTACATAGGCCGCAGCCGCGCCGTACAGGGCGTATTCAAGACCGTGGCCAAGGTGGCCCCGCAGGACGTGACGGTGCTCATCCAGGGCGAGAGCGGCACGGGCAAGGAGCTTCTGGCCAGGATAATCCACGCCAACAGCCCGCGCTGCGACGGACCCTTCGTGGCCGTCAACTCGGCGGCCATCCCGCGCGAGCTCATGGAGAGCGAGCTCTTCGGCGCGGAGCGCGGGGCCTACACGGGCGCCACCGAGAGGCGCAAGGGCAAGTTCGAGCTCGCCGACGGCGGCACCATCTTCCTCGACGAGATCGGCGACATGAGCCTCGGCCTCCAGGCGAGGCTTCTGCGCGCCATACAGGAGCGCGAGTTCTACAGGGTGGGCGGCACCGCGCCGGTGCGCGTGGACGTGAGAATAGTGGCCGCCACCAATCACGACCTCGAGGAGGCCGTGCGCCGCGGCACCTTCAGGGAAGACCTGCTCTACAGGCTCAACGTCGTGACCGTGACGCTTCCCCCGCTTCGAAGGCGCAAGGGCGACATACCGCTGCTGTGCGAGTACTTCCTCGACAAGTTCGCCCGCCAGTCGTCGGTTGAGCGAAAGCGCCTCTCCGAGGACGCCGTGGCGGAGCTGGAGAAGTACCGCTGGCCCGGCAACGTGCGCGAGCTCGAGAACGTGCTGCGCAGGGCCGTGCTCCTCAGCCCCTCCGTCGTCATCTCGGCCGACGAGCTCGCCCTCCCGCAAAGACGCAACGCCGGCGAGTCGCTGGAGGACGTCATCACAAGACGCCTCGAACCGCTCATCGAGAAGACCCCTTTGCAGGGCGGCCAGGACCTCTACGACATGATCATACCATTCATGGAGCGTCCCCTCATAAAACTCGTGCTGAGGAAGACGGGCGGCAACCAGGTGAAAGCCGCCGAGCTCCTGGGCATCAACCGCAATACGCTGCGCAAGAAAGTCAAGGAACTCAAGATCGACCTGAAGAAGATAAAAAGCGGGTGA
- a CDS encoding diguanylate cyclase, giving the protein MDTLSTSSSLKNIETPRILVVEDNLTLAAVYRDILSSMGFEIRHDVSGEEALDTVKSWEPDLVVLDLMLPGINGTEVCEAVRRLELRRRPAIIVVSSTSNKKTIVEALTRGADDYVSKPVDELEFVARINAQLRICDFHRELEDDKRNLEEILAISRAVNATLDSQQILSTIVRKVADVVNAVRCSIVLIAKYNEGYVLVTNDDPEVSDLKIDLRRYPEIRTAVDTKRTIVVDDLAKDPLMEHVREYVRGCEAMSALVVPIIIGDEVLGTLFLKTNKRCHGFSDKEIQFCEIVANNSYHAIKNARLFERVFEEKEHLRLLAITDQLTTLYNHTFFYKRLDEEFDRAERYGTSFSLIMTDIDDFKQINDKYGHRTGDLVLKRIAMLLKDNIRKTDIIARYGGEEFAVILPHTDLQGAMDEAERLRAVVDESSRAGLLPNHIEEHVTISLGIGSYPTEGVVMDNGDDLVNMADKALYEAKRSGKNCVRVGN; this is encoded by the coding sequence ATGGATACCCTTTCGACATCGAGCAGCCTGAAGAACATCGAGACGCCGAGGATACTCGTCGTCGAGGACAACCTCACTCTTGCGGCCGTCTACAGGGATATCCTCTCGTCCATGGGCTTCGAGATCAGGCACGACGTGAGCGGTGAGGAGGCGCTCGACACCGTCAAGAGCTGGGAGCCCGATCTCGTGGTTCTCGACCTCATGCTGCCCGGCATAAACGGCACCGAGGTCTGCGAGGCCGTGAGGAGGCTGGAGCTGCGGCGGCGGCCGGCCATCATCGTCGTCTCGAGCACGAGCAACAAGAAGACCATAGTCGAGGCCCTCACCAGGGGCGCCGACGACTACGTCTCCAAGCCCGTCGACGAGCTCGAGTTCGTGGCCCGTATAAACGCCCAACTGCGGATCTGCGACTTCCACCGCGAGCTCGAGGACGACAAGCGCAACCTCGAGGAGATACTGGCCATATCGAGGGCCGTCAACGCCACGCTCGACTCCCAGCAGATACTCTCCACCATAGTGCGGAAGGTGGCCGACGTGGTCAACGCCGTGCGCTGCTCCATCGTGCTCATAGCGAAATACAACGAGGGCTACGTGCTCGTCACCAACGACGACCCCGAGGTGAGTGATCTGAAGATCGACCTGCGGCGCTACCCGGAGATACGCACCGCCGTGGACACCAAGCGCACCATCGTGGTCGACGACCTGGCCAAGGACCCGCTCATGGAGCACGTGAGGGAGTATGTGCGGGGGTGCGAGGCGATGAGCGCCCTCGTGGTGCCCATCATAATCGGCGACGAGGTGCTCGGCACGCTCTTCCTCAAGACCAACAAGCGCTGCCACGGCTTCTCGGACAAGGAGATACAGTTCTGCGAGATCGTGGCCAACAACTCCTACCACGCCATAAAGAACGCCAGGCTCTTCGAGAGGGTCTTCGAGGAGAAGGAGCACTTGAGGCTGCTGGCCATAACCGACCAGCTCACCACGCTCTACAACCACACCTTCTTCTACAAGCGGCTGGACGAGGAGTTCGACAGGGCCGAGCGCTACGGCACGTCCTTCTCTCTCATCATGACCGATATCGACGACTTCAAGCAGATAAACGACAAGTACGGCCACCGCACGGGGGACCTGGTCCTCAAGCGCATAGCCATGCTCCTCAAGGACAACATCCGCAAGACCGACATCATCGCCCGCTACGGCGGCGAGGAGTTCGCCGTCATCCTCCCCCACACGGACCTGCAGGGCGCCATGGACGAGGCCGAGAGGCTTCGGGCCGTGGTGGACGAGAGCTCGCGGGCGGGGCTCCTTCCCAACCACATCGAGGAACACGTCACCATAAGCCTCGGCATAGGGTCCTATCCGACCGAAGGCGTGGTCATGGACAACGGCGACGACCTCGTCAACATGGCCGACAAGGCGCTCTACGAAGCCAAACGCTCGGGCAAGAACTGCGTGAGGGTGGGGAACTGA
- the thiE gene encoding thiamine phosphate synthase: MDIVTDVIADTRRGGVSGGLYALVDTSYVGPAEMERVAEELLEGGASVLQLRAKGLGAADMLARAWTLRRITALYNVPFIVNDRVDVALLCGADGVHLGQDDLPLVEARRLMGGGAVIGVSTHCVEEARRAASDGADYVAFGPIYPTRSKEDAHRPKGAAGLAAVAASVDIPVTAIGGITSESVAELIEKGASSVAIISDLLQAPDIRSRTERIVGIIESVQRGGGG, from the coding sequence ATGGATATCGTTACTGACGTCATCGCTGACACAAGGCGCGGTGGCGTGTCGGGCGGGCTCTACGCCCTCGTCGACACGTCATACGTCGGTCCCGCGGAGATGGAGCGGGTGGCCGAGGAGCTGCTCGAGGGCGGCGCATCGGTCCTCCAGCTCAGGGCCAAGGGACTCGGCGCAGCCGACATGCTTGCCAGGGCATGGACGCTTCGCAGGATAACGGCCCTGTACAACGTCCCCTTCATCGTCAACGACAGGGTCGACGTGGCGCTTCTGTGCGGCGCCGACGGCGTGCACCTGGGGCAGGACGACCTCCCGCTCGTCGAGGCCCGAAGGCTGATGGGCGGCGGCGCCGTCATCGGCGTCTCCACCCACTGCGTCGAGGAGGCGAGACGGGCCGCTTCGGATGGCGCCGACTACGTCGCGTTCGGACCCATCTACCCGACGCGCTCCAAGGAGGACGCCCACAGGCCGAAGGGAGCCGCCGGGCTCGCCGCCGTCGCCGCAAGCGTGGACATACCGGTCACGGCCATAGGGGGCATCACCTCCGAGTCGGTGGCCGAGCTCATCGAAAAAGGGGCCTCATCGGTGGCGATCATCTCGGACTTGCTCCAGGCGCCGGACATACGTTCAAGAACCGAGCGCATCGTCGGCATCATAGAATCCGTCCAGAGGGGCGGAGGCGGCTGA
- a CDS encoding DUF4388 domain-containing protein, with product MGKVTHINLRNYLDLMSRTKKNMILEVEHKGEKGFLYIENGNIVHAQSSWESGEGALYRCLSWEPESFRELSWHPINRKTMNKPIGFVLTEATKLKDDVTTAIRTAARASLAAGEAAPSDGRSRVRTILSAIEGVRGVRAALLMRHSGEVIKCAEESRGDELSSITSFLANLGTRIRDILGAGRMDFICVDTAGRGRILIMNLKSFYLAVSITADSSLALIKAEISSILRTCARA from the coding sequence ATGGGCAAGGTCACCCACATCAACCTGCGCAACTACCTCGATCTCATGTCGAGGACCAAGAAGAACATGATTCTCGAGGTGGAGCACAAGGGCGAGAAGGGGTTTCTCTACATAGAGAACGGCAACATAGTCCATGCCCAGTCGAGCTGGGAGTCCGGCGAGGGGGCGCTCTACCGGTGCCTGTCATGGGAGCCCGAGAGCTTCAGGGAACTAAGCTGGCACCCCATAAACCGCAAGACCATGAACAAGCCCATCGGCTTCGTGCTCACCGAGGCCACGAAGTTGAAGGACGACGTGACAACGGCAATCAGGACGGCCGCGCGGGCGAGCCTTGCCGCGGGCGAGGCCGCCCCTTCCGACGGGCGCAGCCGGGTGCGCACCATACTCTCCGCCATCGAGGGCGTAAGGGGCGTAAGGGCGGCGCTTCTGATGCGTCACTCTGGCGAGGTGATAAAGTGCGCCGAGGAGTCCAGGGGCGACGAGCTCTCGTCGATAACCTCGTTCCTGGCGAACCTCGGCACGAGGATAAGGGACATACTCGGCGCAGGCCGCATGGACTTCATATGCGTCGACACGGCCGGCCGGGGCAGGATCCTCATAATGAACCTCAAGTCCTTCTACCTGGCCGTATCCATCACGGCGGACAGCTCCCTTGCGCTGATCAAGGCCGAGATATCGAGCATACTGCGCACCTGCGCCCGCGCCTGA
- a CDS encoding PAS domain S-box protein, which translates to MSLEENILEGLAEGLVAVDAEGRVTVFNQAAEKMAGVSRSQVMGRTVAGALEGWCWIDEILAAALREGRCLTGREGELVRRRGGVVPVSVTTSQVIDEEGRVCGASALIKDLSGKKGLEEETLRRDRLAHLGAFALNMAHEIKNPLGGIRGAAQLLSRKVDAALSDYTDLIVRESDRLSRILDEVLDFARPREPDLRPMNVHKVLDSVLLIVEGLGRGEEGEEPPFRIVKEYDPSLPEVLGDEKLLVQVFLNLVKNAVEAVGDDGEVRVVTRMVTDFHLLEEGSGDARVAVDIIDNGCGIAADDIEKIFTPFYTTKSGGSGLGMAISFRIVKEHGGFFRIESARGGGTKVTVCLPEACASE; encoded by the coding sequence TTGTCGCTGGAGGAGAACATACTCGAGGGGCTGGCCGAGGGGCTGGTGGCCGTCGACGCCGAGGGGCGGGTGACGGTCTTCAACCAGGCGGCCGAGAAGATGGCCGGGGTCTCGAGGTCCCAGGTGATGGGCCGCACGGTGGCCGGGGCGCTGGAGGGGTGGTGCTGGATCGACGAGATCCTGGCCGCGGCCCTGAGAGAGGGGCGCTGTCTGACGGGGCGCGAGGGCGAGCTCGTGCGCAGGCGCGGCGGTGTGGTTCCCGTGTCGGTGACTACGAGCCAGGTCATAGACGAAGAGGGGAGGGTCTGCGGAGCGTCGGCGCTCATAAAAGACCTTTCCGGCAAGAAGGGCCTCGAGGAGGAGACGCTTCGCCGCGATAGGCTTGCGCACCTGGGCGCCTTCGCCCTCAACATGGCGCACGAGATAAAGAACCCGCTCGGCGGCATCAGGGGGGCGGCGCAACTGCTCTCGCGCAAGGTCGACGCCGCGCTCTCGGACTACACGGACCTTATCGTGAGGGAGTCGGACAGGCTCTCGCGCATCCTCGACGAGGTGCTCGACTTCGCCAGGCCCCGCGAGCCCGACTTACGGCCCATGAACGTCCACAAGGTCCTCGACTCGGTGCTCCTCATAGTCGAGGGGCTGGGGCGCGGTGAGGAGGGGGAGGAACCGCCCTTCAGGATCGTGAAGGAGTACGACCCGAGCCTGCCGGAGGTGCTGGGCGACGAGAAACTTCTGGTCCAGGTCTTCCTCAATCTCGTAAAGAACGCCGTGGAGGCGGTCGGCGACGATGGCGAGGTGAGGGTCGTAACCCGCATGGTCACCGACTTCCACCTGCTCGAGGAGGGCTCCGGCGACGCGCGGGTGGCTGTCGATATAATCGACAACGGCTGCGGCATAGCGGCCGACGACATAGAGAAGATATTCACCCCCTTCTACACCACGAAGAGCGGAGGCAGCGGGCTGGGCATGGCCATATCCTTCCGCATCGTAAAGGAGCACGGCGGGTTCTTCAGGATCGAATCGGCAAGGGGCGGCGGCACGAAGGTGACGGTCTGCCTGCCGGAGGCGTGCGCGTCGGAATGA